GGTTGGCCTTACATAACTACCACGACACCTACCGCGCGTTTCCGGCCGGCTATATCATGGATCTCGTCAGCGGCCCTGAAAAGCCTTCCTACGGCTGGGCGGTCGCCCTTCTTCCATATATTGAACAACATAACCTCTACGACGCGTTAGCTCCTCATCAACCTCGATCTTTAGCAGAGGTTTATGTCAGCGGAGCTTCCGACGCTGACAAGAAGTTGCTAGGAACCAGAATCGAAGGATATCGTTGTCCTTCCGACATCACGGCGGATCTAAATGATTTGGTGAAATTTGGTCAGCCCGAATACTTTGATCTCGGAACATCGAACTACGTCGCCATCTCTGGCGATGGTACATCTCCTCATATTGATTCTTGGTCAACTCCCATAAAGCCCGTGGACGGCATGGGTATGTTTTGGGGGAACAGCTATCTCTCATTTCGAGACATGACCGATGGCTCTTCGAACGTCGTTCTCGTCAGCGAACGAGATGGGGGGCCTACGGCGAAAGACAACGGAACGTTCATGGCCGCGGTTTGGGCAGGCAACGGTCGACAGAATTACAACTCGGATTACGCCGCAGGACGCTGTTTGGGGAGAGCGGCGTTTGGAATTAACCGAGACTACGACGCACTCAATTCGTTGGGAAACCAAGGAAAGGGTGTTTCCAGCTTGCATCCAGGCGGCGTTCTGGCCGTCTGGGGGGATGGATCTGTCCACTTTTTGTCAGAGAACATCAATATCACTACGGTCTTCGAACCGCTTTGCCGCCGTGCCGATGGTGTCGTGATCGGAGAATACTAAGTTTCTTCCGCTGGAAGCAACAACTACTCCGGCGCCGCCTAGTCACTCGATGTACTCAGAATCGCTTCCCAGTCCTTCGACTGCCAAGCGGGATCAAGCGTTCTCCATTGATACATCCCTCCCAAGAAACGGAAATGTTCGCGATGAACCGAAACCATATCGTTTTGCTCGTTCCTGGAATGCTGCTCCTCTGTTTTACTGGCTGTTGGAAAGGGGACATCGGGACCGTGGAAGGAACTCTTCAAGTTGATGGAAAGCCGATGGGCGGCTTCTATGTCTATTTCATTCCTGCTGACGGAACTGCCGAAGCCATGGGAGGCGTCATCGGCGACGGAAGCTACAAGCTGACGTATGGCCGCGGAGACGATCGGATCCCTGTCGGTGAGTATCGGGTTTATGTTCAGGCAACAGAATTTATTGACAACGTCTCGATGCCGAAGGTAAAACTGGAGCGCCAATACACCGATCCCTACGAGACCTCCCTCGTCAAGACGATCGACTATGGTCACAACGTTATCGATCTGGATCTCACTTCAGCCAAAAAGAAATGATCGCTCGGCATGCGGTGGATGTTGGATCCACGTTGTTCCCACAGACATTGCGATAACAATTTGCCACAGGCGGACCAACCGGTCCGCCTGTTCGCTTGCGCAGACAGGGCCCAGCGCCATGCTCTTATCGCGTCTTCCCAGAAAGAGCATGCTAACGCTATTGACGATGGATACAATGGAGAGTCATTCGCCGCGACTCAGTTATCTCGGACATCCATCATTAAACAGGTACAGCACGATGAACTCCCGATTTACACTCTCGCTGGTTTTCGCATTGTGCCTCAGCGTTGCCGGCGTTCGAGCCGAGGAAGAATCAAGCGAGAAGTCGCAACTGCAGGGCGTCTGGATCTTGTCGCAAGGCGAGGCCAACGGCAAGTCGTTGAACCAACTACTCAAGGATCGTGGACTCGGTGGACTCCAGATCAAGTTCTCAGACGACCTAATGACGATGACTGGATTTGGCGGCCCCGATCACAAGTGGAAATTTTCTCTCTTGCCCATGAATCAGCCGCAAGCGATTCGATTGGTCGCCATTGAGACGCAAGGCAAAACGCCACAAGGAACAACTCTGACCGGCATCTACGCGATCGAAAAGGACGTGCTCAAACTCTGTTTACCAGCTGATTCGACCGTAGATCCGCCCAAGAAATTTGAGGCCCCCAGCGGATCTCGTTATTCGATGTTGACGCTGAAACGCCAATCCAAAGAGGACGAATCGCGCGCCGAGCCATGATCGGAAGCAACGCCATGGAGTTCGAGTGGTTGAAGTGGTAGCCTCCCGCAGTGACCGCATGCGTGTTACCTGGATTGCGGTCCTCACCTGATCCTATTTCTCCCCTGCGTGAATTCGTCTTGCCTGAGCGACGACCATCTCAATTCTCGATCTTGGCGGTTCTGAAATTGCTCACCGTCCTGGCGCTGATTCTTTCGATAGTTCCTATCTCCCCAGGGTACTACTGGATCGTTGTGTTGGCGGCAGCGGCAATCGGTATTTTTCTGGCCGAGCACTTCCCTCAACCGAAGTCATGGCAGATCTTTTTCCTGTTGATTTTCCCTTCGCTATTCGCTGGAATCACGACAATCTGGCCGCAGCTCACTGCCAGCGAGCCTGCAGCGCTCGATGAAGTAGCACTGCTGTTTCTACTGGGGTTCCTGATCGGCGTCGTCCCCGTCGCGCTGTCCGTCGTGGCGCTTGGCGTCTTCTCGTCGATCGTCCACCGATTTACGGGGATCCGGCTCCTCAAGTTCGAGTGGGGACTTGCTGCGGAGACGCACTCAGCCGGAGAACAAGCCGCGGAACGCGAGCCGGAATAGGCTGATCGGGTTGCGCGCTCACAGCCAACCCAGATATTGCAGATAGCGATAAATCCAGGGATGACTCCACGGATTGAGCGCCGGGTAGGCCGCCGACGCTGCTGAAATCGCTAGTAAGATCGTCGCCGTCCAGCGCATCCAACGACGCTGGGCGCACCAATCCGCGGCCGGTTGCAACATCACCAGCCAGAGCGGGATCAGCCAAAATAGCCAGCGGAATCCCGAGCAGACCCCGCCGTAGTTGCGATCTTTTAACGGGCGAAACGTGTAAAACAAGATGCAGACGATGGTGAGCGTCGCCACCAAGATTGCGACGTCGCGCCAGTTGCGATCTTCGCTGCGCAGCAGCATGACGCCGCCGATCACCGACAAGATCCAGATCGGCGTCAGCGAGAAAACGCCGTGATGCCCTAGCAACATGTGAAACGCGTAAGTGAGGCGCGACGGTTCGCCCAGATCGACTCCCTTCTTTACGCCTTCGCGCCAATAGGTATCGGCGTAGTCGTACCAACGATCCCACGAGCGAATCTCGATCCCCTCATTCACTTTTTGCAGCGCCCAGCGACGATCAACCACCGGGTCATCCAGCACCCAGCGATCATCCGCTGCGCGGACTTGCAGCTCCGGCGTTTCCGAGAGCGTGATCCCCTGCTCTGTAAAGGCGGAACGAACAGCTGCAGGCACCTTCGCATCGTTCAACTCGCTCGCGGCGTCGGCTGCGACTTCTGCATCGAGCTGAGCAATCGCCGGTCCATCGCTGCGATGCGCGTACGGCGGCTTCCAACTTCCGTGCGCCCAATAGGTCGTTCCAAACGAAGCGATCGCGATAATCAACGCACCGGGAACGCCGGCCAGCAGCGTTTTGCCGGGCGCTTTGATCAGCAGCGCCAACCCCAACAAGCCAAGCAGGGACAGCGCCGGCAAGTCATTGGCCGCCGCAAACGCCGACGCCAAGCCGGCGCCAAAAAAGAGCCAACTTTCGCGGCGGCCATCGATCCAGATCCGCAATGCAAAATCGATCGCCAACATCGCGGCGACCGCGGCGATCAAATGATTGTTGAGCGTGATCGCGAACGTCGTCAAAAACGTTGCAAACGCCGCCGACGCAATCACAAAAATCTTGCCCCAATCGCTGCGGCCGTAGCGCTCGACCATCGAGACCAACGAGGCGAACATCACCAGCAGCAAGCCGACATTGGTAATCACCAACATGATCCGCGCGACATAAAACGGATAACCGCCGAGCGACAGCCCCATCACGTTCTTCACCACCCAGTACTCGCCGGCCAACAACACTGACAACAGCGGCGGCTTGCTCGAGTAATAGTGTCGCTTGCCGTCGGCGCCGACATGATAGACCTTGTCGATCGAATCCCAGCGGCGATCGGCGATCACGTCATCAATCGCGAACGTCCCGTGATCGACCAGCGAACGAATCGTCGTCCAGCGGCTCCGATCATTGGCGCTCATAAAGGGGTGCTTGCCATGGTCGGCGCGCATCTGGCCGATGCGGCCGATGATCGAGCCGACGCTCGCGGCGATCAACAGTGCGTAAATCGCCAGGCGTAATTGTCGGTTTGCGTCGTCGGTCATACAGATTGGTCAGAGCTTGAATCGTGAGGTTTGAGATAGCCGGCGGTCTCCGAGATCGAGTAAGGAGATTGGCCGCGTGAGTTTTGCGCCGTGATCAGTTCCGCCAGCAAACCGACCATCAAAAATTGCGTCCCTAACAACAGCGCCGTGATCACGTAAAAGATCATCGCCGTTTCATGAATATTGAGCGGGGTCAGTCCGAGCGCCGGAATCCGAGACAAGCACCACCAGATCGCCAAGACCGTCATCCCCAATCCGCCGAAAGCGAAAAAGGCGAGCCCGATCCCTCCCAGCAAATGCTGCGGACGCTGTCCAAAGCCGGTGATAAACTTGACCGTCAGCAGATCGAGAAAGCCTTTGAAGATCCGAAAGAAGCCGTACTTCGATTGACCATGCTGCCGGGCCCGATGTTGAATGACGATCTCGCCGATCTTCCAACCGCGCGCCGAGGCCAACACCGGCACAAAGCGATGCAGTTCGCCGTATAAGCGAACTTCTTCAAAGATCTCGCGGCGATAGCATTTCATGCCGCAGTTGTGATCGTGCAAACGAACGCCGGTCAGCGTGCTGACCATCCAGTTGAAAATGCGCGAAGGCAAAACCTTGTGCCAGGGATCATGCCGCACTTGCTTGTAGCCGCTGACGACGTCAAAGCCCTTTTCGATTTGTTCGAGAAAGCGGGGGATCTCGTGCGGATCATCCTGCAAGTCGGCGTCGAGCGTCATGATCAGTTCGCCGCGGGCCACGCGAAATCCAGCATCCAGCGCCGCAGCTTTGCCAAAATTGCGGCGAAAGCGAATCGCTTTCACCTGCGGGTCGCTTTCGGCGAGTTCGCGCTCCACTTCCCAAGATGCGTCGCTCGAACCGTCATCGACGAAGATAATCTCCATCGGATAGCCGTTCGCAGCGGCGACCTCGGTCAATTCTCGATGCAATTCACGAAGACTATCCGCTTCGTTATAAACGGGGATGACGGCAGAAAGACGCAAAACACTCTCGTTTCGTTTCGAACAGCCAGGGGCCGCGTTAGCGAGCAATAGGCGGGGTGGGAACCGAATCATCGACCGCAGCATCGGCTGCTTTGCGTCGCGAAACGGCAAAAGGCAAGATATATAGAATAATTGAGATTACGATTTCCGCCACCATCCAGCAGACGCGCAGCATCACCGCCGCAACCACGGCGATCGGCCGGCCAAAGACCGGCGCGGTCAACTGCATCAGGATTAACTCGCGAATCCCAAATCCGCCCGGCAACAGCGAGACGAAGCCGGCGATCATCGCCAGACCGACCGCGGCGATCAATAACGGCAGCGCCTCCCAGGGGGTCGCCAAGGTCGCTACTGCGCCGGGAATGGCCTGCATCACCGCCAAATAACTGAGCCCCATCAAAGACCAGGCCACAAAATAAGCGCCCCAGCCGATCAGCATCAAGCGATAGTTGAGTCCTTCCAGATGTTCTTCCAATCGCGGATTGAGTCGGGTCACGCGCAAAAAAATCACGACCTTGCGAAAAATCGGCGGCAACGTCGGCACAAAAGCGCACAGGCCCAACACCACCGCCACCGTGATTAAGATCGCCTGCTCACGAAAAAGAATCGCCAGGATCGCGCCCGAATAGGCGGCGCCCACGGCGACCATCGTCAACGTTTCGATAAACACGGCGACTGCCGCGACCGTTTTCTCGACATGCTCTCCCTGCACCAGGCTGGTTCGCAAGACCACTACCATCGCTTTGCCCGGCACATACTTTCCTAAATGCCCGATAAAGAAGGCTCGTACAGCTCGCCCAAAGGTAGGCCGCTGCCCCAAAGCAAGCAGGACGCAGTACCAATAGGTAGCCATCGGCAGCGAAGCCAGCGCGTAGATAACGCCTGCCGCGACGAGCCAGCCCCATTGGATTGGCCCGACCGAATCGCCATGGGTGCGCATATCTTGCACGGCGCGATCGACGTTGTACCAAACCCCTGCGACCACCACGAGAAAGATGACGATCTTCGCCGCAAGCTTTAGCCAGCTTTTCCAGGAACCTTTCGGCGATGACTCAGACAACGGCAAACTCGATTTAGGTAATTCTTACGTAACATTCGTTGTTTATTCTGTGCCGAAATGGATTTTGCGACAAGCGCAGCTGGCTGCGAGCGAAATTCCGTCTGTTAGAATGCCTCCGATTCCTGAATATCCTCCTTTACCATTTCAGACGACGGAACTACTTCGGATGTCTTTGCCAAAAATGTTCTCGTTCTGGGCGCTCTTGGCCATCGTCGGCGTCGCCGCCTTCTTCACCTACCAGGTGATGTCGATTTTCCTGGTCCCCATGTTTCTCGCCGCGATCCTGGTCGTCATCTTTCGGCCGCTCCACGACTGGATCGTTGAGAAATGCAAGGGTCGCAACGCTTTAGCGGCCGGTGTGACGACCCTGATCATCCTGTTGATCGTCCTGGCGCCGATGATCGGCATCTTTTCGATGGCGATCAAAGAAACAATCGACCTGGTCCGCAGCGACGACCAGCCCAAGGTCGAAGAACGCTTGGACCGACTGCGAAAGCGAATGGGGCTGACGATCCCCAATCCC
The nucleotide sequence above comes from Blastopirellula sp. J2-11. Encoded proteins:
- a CDS encoding YbhN family protein; this encodes MSESSPKGSWKSWLKLAAKIVIFLVVVAGVWYNVDRAVQDMRTHGDSVGPIQWGWLVAAGVIYALASLPMATYWYCVLLALGQRPTFGRAVRAFFIGHLGKYVPGKAMVVVLRTSLVQGEHVEKTVAAVAVFIETLTMVAVGAAYSGAILAILFREQAILITVAVVLGLCAFVPTLPPIFRKVVIFLRVTRLNPRLEEHLEGLNYRLMLIGWGAYFVAWSLMGLSYLAVMQAIPGAVATLATPWEALPLLIAAVGLAMIAGFVSLLPGGFGIRELILMQLTAPVFGRPIAVVAAVMLRVCWMVAEIVISIILYILPFAVSRRKAADAAVDDSVPTPPIAR
- a CDS encoding DUF1559 domain-containing protein, producing the protein MIRFYFHERRSGFTLVELLVVIAIIGVLIGLLLPAVQQAREAARRMQCSNNLKQIGLALHNYHDTYRAFPAGYIMDLVSGPEKPSYGWAVALLPYIEQHNLYDALAPHQPRSLAEVYVSGASDADKKLLGTRIEGYRCPSDITADLNDLVKFGQPEYFDLGTSNYVAISGDGTSPHIDSWSTPIKPVDGMGMFWGNSYLSFRDMTDGSSNVVLVSERDGGPTAKDNGTFMAAVWAGNGRQNYNSDYAAGRCLGRAAFGINRDYDALNSLGNQGKGVSSLHPGGVLAVWGDGSVHFLSENINITTVFEPLCRRADGVVIGEY
- a CDS encoding TIGR03067 domain-containing protein; the protein is MNSRFTLSLVFALCLSVAGVRAEEESSEKSQLQGVWILSQGEANGKSLNQLLKDRGLGGLQIKFSDDLMTMTGFGGPDHKWKFSLLPMNQPQAIRLVAIETQGKTPQGTTLTGIYAIEKDVLKLCLPADSTVDPPKKFEAPSGSRYSMLTLKRQSKEDESRAEP
- a CDS encoding glycosyltransferase family 2 protein, with amino-acid sequence MRLSAVIPVYNEADSLRELHRELTEVAAANGYPMEIIFVDDGSSDASWEVERELAESDPQVKAIRFRRNFGKAAALDAGFRVARGELIMTLDADLQDDPHEIPRFLEQIEKGFDVVSGYKQVRHDPWHKVLPSRIFNWMVSTLTGVRLHDHNCGMKCYRREIFEEVRLYGELHRFVPVLASARGWKIGEIVIQHRARQHGQSKYGFFRIFKGFLDLLTVKFITGFGQRPQHLLGGIGLAFFAFGGLGMTVLAIWWCLSRIPALGLTPLNIHETAMIFYVITALLLGTQFLMVGLLAELITAQNSRGQSPYSISETAGYLKPHDSSSDQSV